From one Simplicispira suum genomic stretch:
- the treY gene encoding malto-oligosyltrehalose synthase — MTERPLDELVRRCADKGIATEYHDIWGKRHAVAPEHLAALLDAFGGSAQVDTEDGGPDASAGEPVRVVAPGATSVVLSFPLADAGTVPTWRLVLEDGASLSGLCQRTADARVVVDFGSALPQGYHQLQVGADLPATLLICAPTRCHLPAALQGDGRAWGVTLQLHSLRSARNWGIGDFTDLMQFCAQAARRGVGMVGLNPLHALFAHNPLHISPYSPSSRVFLNALYLDIEAIADFAACTATQHKVRAPIFQERLAALREAPFIDHVGVSAVKRELLHDLYAHFQTRAASDPEVAAYQQYCVQRGTALHQHALFEALQENLHSADPAVWGWPVWPAQFQDPQSPAVAAFAAEHAERVGFYQYVQWQAERQLAAASACCREAGMSVGLYLDLAVSVDRAGADAWRHQGAFALGASVGAPPDEFNLNGQDWGLPPLRPDRLRAAHYQAFIEALRGNMRSAGAIRIDHVMGLMRLFCIPTGADARGGAYVHYALDEMLAIVALESERNQCLVIGEDLGTVADEVRAAMQGADVLSYRLLYFERDVDGHFRPPQAYPRDALVAVSTHDLATLAGWWAVLDLHDRMAMALFPNAQVFEQQLLDRAQERVQLLLAVQHATDLPPEAVAQALGADHLSPEAVLAVHAFLAATPARLMVLQLEDALGERGQANMPGTTHEHPNWRRKYGTPLEAIWDQSMLPALCASLSALRPSPERTAVGARAAGTVIPRATYRLQFHGGFRFDAAACIVPYLAALGISHVYCSPIQRARPGSMHGYDVVAPGEVNPELGGMEGLARFSQVLKAHGMGLLLDLVPNHMGVLGADNPWWTDVLENGEASLYAQHFDIDWEPLNAELVGKVLLPVLGDHYGDVLERGELQLQWHVEQGEMALHYHEHRFPLAPQSYPLVLERALARLGDPELAASLASLQTALRQLAAAAAPSAERLAERAREKERHKARLARLTAKHEVVAQAIAAAVDEMNLPGRRDALHDVLEAQSYRLAFWRVAADEINYRRFFDINELAALRIERADVFDATHALPLDLVERGWVEGLRIDHPDGLYDPAGYFARLQQCCAERLGQAPAEGNGRPARPMYVVAEKIAAPHEEVPTSWAVHGTTGYRFANVVGGVLVDTRAAERLRRTWRAFTGEQLAYADIAYQGKRAVAREALAAELHVLSTALLRIARASRRTRDFTLNTLRLVLSEIVACLGVYRTYIVQTPSPQDVHYIDLAIERARQRGRAADPSVFAFVREALLGRAPPGALPGTEARALRFATRFQQFSSPVAAKGVEDTAFYRYFPLSSQNEVGGEPDVIGMSVTAFHRASADRAQRWRHTMLATSTHDNKRSEDVRMRISVLSELTGLWRLSLRRWHSLNLPLRSTLAGGVDAPSAEHEYLFYQTVLGTVGPRDAIDDTGYAVYIERIVAYMQKAAREGKACTSWTRPDEAYEGALSGFIRQALARSGGSRFLDELHALADTLRWHGALNSLAMVLLKYTSPGVPDLYQGTELFDDSLVDPDNRRPVDFLQRRTLLEDLRDLASSGDARALGVQVGKWSLQPADGRAKLWLVWRLLELRRAQPALLRDGSYEPLRVRGARAPHVIAYLRRFEGACMVVLVARLTATLEQAAGHAPAEKSSTSSHVLTGEGTWQDTWVAVPQALRGLALTDLVGGRTLSTENGRLRLAEIFVHFAGAVLVHQPDHPSVD, encoded by the coding sequence ATGACGGAACGCCCGCTGGACGAACTGGTGCGGCGCTGCGCCGACAAAGGCATTGCGACCGAGTACCACGACATCTGGGGCAAGCGCCACGCCGTTGCGCCCGAACACTTGGCAGCGCTGCTGGACGCCTTTGGAGGCTCCGCACAAGTAGATACTGAGGACGGTGGGCCGGATGCGAGCGCCGGCGAGCCGGTGCGCGTCGTCGCACCGGGCGCGACCTCGGTGGTCCTGAGCTTCCCGCTCGCCGACGCAGGAACGGTGCCCACGTGGCGCCTGGTCCTTGAAGACGGAGCCAGCCTGAGCGGCCTGTGCCAGCGCACGGCCGATGCGCGCGTCGTGGTGGATTTCGGCTCGGCCCTGCCCCAGGGCTACCACCAGTTGCAAGTAGGTGCCGACCTGCCGGCCACGCTGCTGATTTGCGCGCCCACGCGTTGCCACCTGCCGGCCGCGCTGCAGGGCGACGGCCGCGCTTGGGGCGTGACCCTGCAATTGCACAGCCTGCGCTCGGCGCGCAATTGGGGCATTGGCGATTTCACCGACTTGATGCAGTTCTGCGCACAGGCCGCGCGCCGCGGCGTAGGCATGGTGGGCCTGAACCCTTTGCACGCGCTGTTTGCGCACAACCCGCTGCACATCAGCCCCTACAGCCCGTCGTCCCGCGTGTTTTTGAACGCGCTGTACCTGGACATCGAAGCGATTGCCGATTTCGCTGCCTGCACCGCAACCCAGCACAAGGTGCGCGCCCCCATCTTCCAGGAGCGCCTCGCTGCGCTGCGCGAGGCCCCATTCATCGACCATGTCGGCGTGAGCGCAGTCAAGCGGGAGCTGCTGCACGATTTGTACGCGCACTTTCAAACCCGCGCCGCATCCGATCCAGAAGTCGCTGCCTACCAGCAGTACTGCGTCCAGCGTGGCACGGCGCTGCACCAGCACGCTCTGTTTGAGGCGCTGCAGGAAAACCTGCACAGCGCCGACCCCGCCGTTTGGGGTTGGCCGGTCTGGCCGGCACAGTTCCAGGACCCGCAATCGCCCGCCGTCGCGGCTTTTGCGGCCGAGCACGCCGAGCGCGTGGGCTTCTACCAATACGTCCAATGGCAGGCCGAACGGCAGTTGGCGGCCGCCAGCGCCTGCTGCCGCGAAGCGGGAATGTCGGTGGGCTTGTACCTGGACCTGGCCGTCTCGGTGGACCGCGCCGGCGCCGATGCGTGGCGGCACCAAGGCGCGTTTGCGCTGGGCGCGAGCGTGGGCGCCCCACCCGACGAATTCAATCTCAATGGCCAGGATTGGGGGCTTCCTCCGCTGCGGCCCGATCGCCTGCGCGCCGCGCACTACCAAGCTTTCATCGAAGCCCTGCGCGGCAATATGCGCAGCGCCGGCGCGATTCGCATCGACCACGTCATGGGCTTGATGCGGCTGTTCTGCATTCCGACCGGTGCCGACGCGCGCGGCGGTGCGTACGTGCATTACGCGCTGGATGAAATGCTCGCCATCGTTGCGCTGGAGAGCGAACGCAACCAGTGCCTGGTCATTGGCGAAGATCTGGGCACCGTCGCGGACGAGGTACGTGCCGCCATGCAAGGCGCCGACGTGCTTTCCTACCGATTGCTGTACTTCGAGCGGGATGTAGACGGTCATTTCCGACCTCCGCAAGCGTACCCGCGCGACGCCCTGGTGGCCGTCAGTACCCATGACCTGGCCACCTTGGCCGGCTGGTGGGCGGTGCTTGATCTGCACGACCGCATGGCCATGGCCTTGTTTCCGAATGCGCAGGTGTTTGAGCAGCAACTGCTCGATCGTGCGCAAGAGCGCGTGCAACTGTTGCTGGCGGTGCAACACGCCACCGACCTGCCGCCAGAGGCCGTGGCGCAGGCCCTGGGCGCTGACCATTTGTCGCCCGAGGCGGTGCTGGCAGTGCACGCGTTTCTGGCCGCCACGCCGGCGCGCCTGATGGTGCTGCAACTCGAAGACGCATTGGGCGAACGCGGCCAGGCCAACATGCCCGGCACCACCCACGAGCACCCGAACTGGCGCCGCAAGTACGGCACGCCGCTGGAGGCCATCTGGGATCAATCGATGCTGCCGGCGCTGTGCGCCAGCTTGAGCGCCCTGCGCCCCTCGCCTGAGCGCACCGCAGTGGGAGCACGCGCTGCCGGCACCGTCATCCCGCGCGCCACCTACCGCCTGCAGTTCCATGGCGGCTTTCGGTTCGACGCCGCCGCATGCATCGTGCCCTACCTGGCGGCGCTGGGCATCAGCCACGTGTATTGCTCGCCCATCCAGCGCGCGCGGCCTGGCAGCATGCACGGCTACGACGTGGTGGCGCCGGGCGAGGTCAATCCGGAACTGGGCGGCATGGAAGGCTTGGCGCGCTTCTCGCAAGTGCTCAAGGCCCACGGCATGGGCCTGTTGCTGGACCTGGTGCCCAACCACATGGGCGTGCTGGGCGCGGACAACCCCTGGTGGACTGATGTGCTGGAGAACGGTGAAGCTTCCCTCTACGCGCAGCATTTCGACATCGACTGGGAGCCGCTGAACGCCGAGCTGGTGGGCAAGGTGTTGCTGCCGGTATTGGGCGACCACTACGGCGATGTCCTGGAGCGCGGCGAGCTGCAATTGCAGTGGCACGTCGAGCAGGGCGAGATGGCCTTGCATTACCACGAGCACCGCTTTCCGCTTGCGCCGCAGAGCTATCCCTTGGTGCTCGAGCGCGCGCTGGCACGCCTGGGGGACCCGGAACTTGCCGCCAGCCTGGCCAGCCTGCAAACCGCTTTGCGCCAGCTCGCAGCGGCCGCTGCACCAAGCGCCGAGCGCCTGGCCGAAAGGGCGCGCGAGAAGGAGCGGCACAAGGCCCGCCTGGCCCGCCTGACGGCCAAGCATGAAGTCGTGGCGCAAGCCATTGCCGCTGCGGTCGACGAGATGAACCTACCCGGCAGGCGCGACGCTCTGCACGATGTGCTGGAAGCGCAGTCCTACCGGCTGGCGTTCTGGCGCGTGGCGGCGGACGAAATCAATTACCGGCGCTTCTTCGACATCAACGAGCTGGCGGCGCTGCGCATCGAGCGCGCAGACGTGTTCGACGCCACCCACGCCTTGCCGCTGGACCTGGTCGAACGCGGCTGGGTCGAGGGCCTGCGCATCGACCATCCGGACGGTCTGTACGACCCGGCCGGCTACTTTGCGCGGTTACAGCAGTGCTGCGCCGAGCGCCTCGGGCAGGCGCCAGCTGAGGGCAATGGCCGCCCTGCACGGCCCATGTACGTGGTGGCCGAGAAAATTGCGGCGCCACACGAAGAAGTCCCCACCTCCTGGGCGGTGCACGGCACCACCGGCTACCGCTTTGCCAACGTCGTGGGCGGTGTCCTGGTCGATACCCGCGCCGCCGAGCGCCTGCGCCGCACCTGGCGCGCCTTCACCGGCGAGCAATTGGCGTATGCCGATATCGCTTACCAAGGCAAGCGTGCGGTGGCTCGCGAGGCCTTGGCGGCGGAGCTGCACGTCTTGTCCACAGCGCTGCTGCGTATCGCGCGGGCGAGCCGGCGTACGCGCGATTTCACGCTCAACACACTGCGGCTGGTGTTGTCCGAAATCGTGGCCTGCCTGGGGGTGTACCGCACCTACATCGTGCAGACGCCCTCGCCGCAAGACGTTCACTACATCGACCTGGCGATCGAGCGCGCGCGCCAGCGTGGCCGTGCGGCCGACCCCTCAGTGTTCGCTTTCGTGCGCGAAGCGCTGCTGGGCCGCGCCCCGCCTGGCGCCCTGCCTGGCACCGAAGCCCGCGCCTTGCGTTTTGCCACACGCTTTCAGCAGTTCAGCTCCCCGGTCGCGGCCAAGGGCGTGGAAGACACGGCTTTTTATCGCTATTTTCCCCTGAGTTCGCAGAACGAAGTCGGCGGCGAGCCCGACGTCATCGGCATGAGCGTGACGGCCTTTCACCGCGCCAGCGCCGACCGCGCACAGCGCTGGCGCCACACCATGCTGGCGACCTCGACGCACGACAACAAGCGTTCCGAGGATGTGCGCATGCGCATCAGCGTGCTGTCCGAGCTGACCGGGTTGTGGCGGCTGTCGCTGCGGCGCTGGCACAGTCTCAACCTGCCGCTGCGCAGTACCCTGGCGGGCGGGGTCGACGCGCCGTCGGCCGAGCACGAATACCTTTTCTACCAGACCGTGTTGGGTACCGTGGGCCCCCGCGATGCGATCGACGACACCGGTTACGCGGTCTATATCGAGCGCATCGTCGCCTACATGCAGAAGGCCGCGCGCGAAGGCAAGGCCTGCACCAGCTGGACGCGGCCCGACGAAGCCTATGAGGGCGCCCTGTCGGGGTTCATCCGCCAGGCACTGGCGCGCAGTGGGGGGAGCCGCTTCCTGGACGAGTTGCATGCGCTGGCCGACACGCTGCGCTGGCACGGCGCGCTCAATTCATTGGCCATGGTGCTGCTCAAGTACACCAGCCCCGGCGTGCCGGACCTGTACCAGGGAACCGAGCTTTTCGATGACAGCCTGGTCGACCCCGACAACCGACGCCCGGTTGATTTCCTACAGCGGCGCACGTTGCTGGAAGACTTGCGGGACTTGGCCTCGTCTGGCGACGCCCGCGCGCTGGGCGTCCAGGTGGGCAAATGGTCCCTTCAGCCAGCGGATGGCCGCGCCAAGCTGTGGCTGGTTTGGCGCCTGCTGGAGCTGCGGCGCGCTCAGCCAGCCCTGCTGCGCGATGGCAGCTACGAACCGCTGCGTGTGCGCGGCGCGCGTGCACCGCATGTCATTGCCTATTTGCGCCGATTCGAGGGCGCGTGCATGGTCGTGTTGGTTGCCCGGCTGACGGCGACGCTGGAGCAGGCTGCCGGCCATGCCCCTGCGGAGAAGTCGTCGACCTCCTCGCATGTTTTGACCGGGGAAGGCACTTGGCAAGACACCTGGGTCGCCGTGCCGCAGGCCCTGCGCGGGCTGGCGCTGACCGATCTCGTGGGCGGCCGGACGCTCAGCACGGAGAATGGACGATTGCGCCTGGCGGAAATTTTTGTGCACTTTGCCGGTGCAGTTCTTGTGCACCAGCCTGACCACCCGTCGGTGGATTAG
- a CDS encoding DUF350 domain-containing protein: protein MLGIEWLRPAAFLGSILYALIGVFIFWLCFLIVDKITPYDLWREIVEKQNRALGMVVAAMCLGISIIVAAAIH, encoded by the coding sequence ATGCTCGGAATCGAATGGCTTCGGCCGGCAGCCTTTCTCGGCTCCATCCTCTACGCGCTGATTGGCGTTTTCATCTTCTGGCTGTGTTTTCTCATCGTCGACAAGATCACGCCATACGACCTGTGGCGCGAAATTGTGGAAAAGCAAAACCGCGCGCTAGGCATGGTGGTGGCGGCCATGTGCCTGGGCATCAGCATCATCGTGGCAGCGGCGATTCATTGA
- a CDS encoding SPFH domain-containing protein — protein sequence MALMDFIKKQFIDVIEWTEDSDGTLAWRFPMADMEIQNGAVLVVRESQMAVFVNEGQVADVFGPGTHKLTTQTLPVLTNLKNWDKLFQSPFKSDVYFFSTRQQLDQKWGTPQPITIRDKDFGAVRLRAFGNYAYRITDPKAFYTEVSGTRPAYPVGDLEGQLRGLVLQNISNAIAGSGVPFLDLAANQVMFADALTKELTPVFAKLGLKVESMTVQNLSLPEELQKILDQKIGMGMVGNDMGKFMQYQTAQAIPKFAEGSGSGGGGIAGDAMGLGAGVALGQVMAQNLAAGLQGSGNAPQPHAVAAAAAPAAGVKAEDVMATLEKLGELKSKGILTQEEFDSKKAELLKKLV from the coding sequence ATGGCCCTCATGGATTTCATCAAGAAACAGTTCATTGACGTCATCGAATGGACGGAGGACAGCGACGGCACGCTGGCCTGGCGCTTCCCCATGGCGGACATGGAAATCCAGAACGGCGCCGTGCTGGTGGTGCGCGAGTCACAGATGGCGGTGTTCGTCAACGAAGGCCAGGTGGCCGACGTGTTCGGCCCCGGCACCCACAAGCTGACCACGCAGACACTGCCGGTGCTGACCAACCTGAAAAACTGGGACAAGCTGTTCCAGTCGCCTTTCAAGAGCGACGTCTACTTCTTCAGCACGCGCCAGCAACTTGACCAGAAGTGGGGCACGCCCCAACCGATCACTATCCGCGACAAGGACTTTGGCGCGGTGCGGCTGCGCGCTTTTGGCAACTACGCCTACCGCATCACCGACCCCAAGGCGTTCTACACCGAGGTCTCGGGTACCCGCCCCGCCTACCCCGTGGGCGACCTGGAAGGACAACTGCGCGGCCTGGTGCTGCAGAACATCAGCAACGCCATTGCCGGCAGCGGCGTGCCGTTCCTGGACCTGGCGGCCAACCAGGTGATGTTTGCCGACGCGCTGACCAAAGAGCTGACGCCAGTGTTTGCAAAACTCGGCCTCAAGGTCGAGAGCATGACGGTGCAGAACCTGTCGCTGCCCGAAGAGCTGCAGAAAATCCTCGATCAGAAAATCGGCATGGGCATGGTCGGCAACGACATGGGCAAATTCATGCAGTACCAGACGGCGCAGGCCATCCCGAAGTTTGCCGAGGGTTCGGGCAGCGGTGGCGGTGGCATTGCCGGCGACGCCATGGGCCTGGGCGCCGGCGTGGCGCTGGGCCAGGTGATGGCGCAGAACCTGGCCGCTGGCCTGCAGGGCAGCGGCAATGCGCCGCAACCCCACGCGGTGGCAGCTGCTGCCGCACCGGCAGCAGGCGTCAAGGCCGAAGACGTGATGGCGACGCTGGAAAAGCTCGGCGAGCTCAAGTCCAAGGGCATCCTGACGCAAGAGGAGTTCGACAGCAAGAAGGCCGAACTTCTCAAGAAACTGGTGTAG
- a CDS encoding DUF2061 domain-containing protein gives MTRIRQLANTHRATLAKTGSYYLIHISVAAMVAYAVTGNLMASITLSLLEPTVQAFAFFFHEKAWERRAARRQAAARSQARPVASTTADLLPA, from the coding sequence ATGACCCGCATTCGCCAACTTGCCAACACCCACCGTGCCACGCTCGCCAAGACCGGCAGCTACTACCTCATTCATATCAGCGTTGCCGCCATGGTGGCTTACGCCGTTACCGGCAACCTAATGGCCTCGATCACGCTCAGTCTGCTGGAACCCACCGTGCAGGCGTTCGCGTTCTTCTTTCATGAAAAGGCATGGGAGCGGCGCGCTGCACGGCGCCAGGCGGCTGCACGGAGCCAGGCGCGACCCGTCGCCTCGACGACCGCGGACTTGCTGCCAGCCTGA
- a CDS encoding flagellar basal body protein translates to MSSLNAIASSGLSAARMRLDASAGNVANMNTLGYRAQRVVQQATPEGGVDASVQRASAEGVSLEREVVDQLAAKQAFLAGVQTLRTGDAVLGALLDVRA, encoded by the coding sequence ATGTCCAGCCTCAACGCCATTGCCTCCTCCGGTCTTTCCGCCGCCCGGATGCGGCTGGACGCCTCCGCTGGCAACGTCGCCAACATGAACACCCTTGGTTACCGCGCCCAACGTGTCGTGCAGCAGGCGACGCCCGAGGGCGGCGTGGATGCCAGCGTTCAGCGCGCAAGCGCAGAAGGCGTTTCGCTGGAACGTGAGGTGGTGGACCAGCTCGCCGCCAAGCAGGCTTTTTTGGCCGGTGTGCAGACCCTGCGCACGGGCGACGCGGTGCTGGGCGCACTGCTCGACGTTCGCGCCTGA
- a CDS encoding LysR family transcriptional regulator — MQVTPLAASALPKPRAVLGQLADMDLRLLQVFKSVVECGGLSAAELELNIGTSTVSRHLKDLETRLGLTLCRRGRAGFALTLEGQRVYDETLRLLAGVDAFRSSIDDIHHRMGGQLDVAVFDKTASNPAAHIDTAIALFADLAPDVALNLHVGGMPAIERGLMDGRFQVGIIPAHRSSQSLVYETLFGEDMRLYCGASHPLFVADHAALDWDALRAWPFAGLGYHSPNMELGHRERLPRKATGFDQEAIATLILSGRYLGFLPDHYAESFERREQMRAVRPELFFYRCDFVSVLRRSPQPARAAQAFAQCLREAHEAPS; from the coding sequence ATGCAAGTAACGCCGCTCGCAGCTTCGGCTCTCCCAAAGCCCCGCGCCGTGCTGGGGCAATTGGCCGACATGGACCTGCGCTTGCTGCAGGTCTTCAAGAGCGTGGTCGAATGCGGCGGACTCTCTGCTGCCGAGCTGGAACTCAACATCGGCACCAGCACCGTCAGCCGCCACCTAAAGGATCTTGAGACCCGTCTGGGCCTGACGCTGTGCCGGCGCGGCCGGGCCGGCTTTGCACTGACGCTTGAAGGCCAGCGGGTGTACGACGAAACCCTGCGCCTTCTGGCGGGCGTGGACGCTTTTCGCAGCAGCATCGACGACATCCACCATCGCATGGGTGGGCAACTCGATGTGGCCGTGTTCGACAAGACCGCCAGCAACCCCGCAGCCCACATCGACACCGCGATCGCCCTGTTTGCCGACCTCGCGCCCGATGTGGCGCTCAACCTGCACGTGGGCGGCATGCCCGCCATCGAGCGCGGGCTCATGGACGGGCGCTTTCAGGTGGGCATCATTCCCGCGCACCGCAGCTCGCAAAGCCTGGTCTACGAGACGCTGTTTGGCGAAGATATGCGGCTCTACTGTGGTGCCAGCCATCCGCTGTTTGTCGCCGACCACGCCGCACTCGATTGGGATGCCCTGCGCGCCTGGCCCTTTGCCGGCCTGGGCTACCACTCGCCGAACATGGAGCTTGGCCACCGCGAGCGCCTGCCACGCAAGGCCACGGGCTTTGACCAGGAGGCGATTGCCACGCTGATCCTTTCGGGCCGTTACCTGGGGTTTCTGCCTGACCATTACGCAGAATCGTTTGAACGACGTGAGCAAATGCGCGCCGTTCGGCCCGAGTTATTTTTCTACCGCTGCGACTTCGTCAGCGTGCTGCGCCGCTCACCCCAACCAGCGCGTGCGGCCCAGGCGTTTGCCCAGTGCCTGCGCGAAGCCCACGAAGCGCCGTCGTAG
- a CDS encoding aspartate aminotransferase family protein — protein sequence MSFVSIDQVVEAAPRMDAAWLDAHWMPFTGNRNFKAAPRMVTSASGAYYTDSDGRKIFDGLSGLWCTGLGHGRREIAEAVGKAALNLDYAPAFQFGHAASFELANRIKELTPDGLDYVFFTGSGSEAADTSLKMARAYWRAKGHAGKTRLIGREKGYHGVNFGGISVGGIGGNRKTFGQGIEADHLPHTQPPAGTFQKGMAEEGGRALADKLLDVIALHDASNIAAVIVEPFSGSAGVVIPPKGYLERIREICTQNNILLIFDEVITAFGRCGTWTGSEAFGVTPDILNFAKQVTNGAQPLGGVVASKDIYDTFMAQGGPEYLVEFPHGYTYSAHPVACAAGLAALDILHKEDMPGRVQALLPHFEQAVHSLKGARHVADIRNYGLAAGFTIAALPGEPARRPYEIAMACWKKGFYVRYGGDTIQLAPPFISEKAEIERLVNALSDALAETA from the coding sequence ATGAGTTTTGTGTCTATCGATCAAGTTGTTGAAGCCGCGCCACGCATGGACGCCGCCTGGCTCGACGCACATTGGATGCCGTTTACCGGCAACCGCAACTTCAAAGCAGCTCCGCGCATGGTCACGAGTGCCAGCGGGGCTTACTACACCGACAGCGACGGTCGCAAGATTTTTGACGGCCTCTCTGGCCTGTGGTGCACTGGCCTGGGCCACGGCCGGCGCGAAATCGCCGAGGCTGTGGGCAAGGCTGCGCTGAACCTGGACTACGCGCCGGCCTTCCAGTTCGGCCACGCGGCATCCTTTGAACTGGCCAACAGGATCAAGGAACTGACACCCGACGGATTGGACTACGTGTTCTTCACCGGCTCTGGATCGGAAGCGGCCGACACCTCCCTCAAGATGGCTCGCGCCTACTGGCGCGCCAAGGGCCACGCGGGCAAGACGCGCCTGATCGGTCGGGAAAAGGGCTACCACGGCGTGAACTTTGGCGGCATCTCCGTGGGCGGCATAGGCGGCAACCGCAAGACCTTTGGTCAGGGCATCGAGGCCGACCACCTGCCCCACACCCAGCCGCCCGCCGGCACGTTCCAGAAGGGGATGGCCGAGGAAGGAGGCCGCGCACTGGCGGACAAGCTGCTTGACGTGATCGCTCTGCACGACGCGAGCAACATCGCCGCCGTCATCGTCGAGCCGTTCTCGGGGTCGGCGGGCGTGGTCATCCCGCCCAAGGGCTACCTGGAGCGCATCCGCGAGATCTGTACACAAAACAACATTTTGCTGATTTTTGATGAGGTGATTACGGCATTTGGCCGCTGTGGCACCTGGACCGGCTCGGAGGCTTTTGGTGTCACGCCGGATATCCTCAACTTTGCCAAGCAGGTCACCAACGGTGCCCAGCCGCTTGGCGGCGTGGTGGCCAGCAAAGACATCTACGACACCTTCATGGCGCAGGGCGGGCCGGAATACCTGGTGGAGTTCCCCCACGGCTACACCTACTCGGCGCACCCCGTGGCCTGCGCCGCCGGACTCGCGGCGCTCGATATCCTGCACAAAGAAGACATGCCCGGCCGCGTGCAGGCCTTGCTGCCGCATTTCGAGCAGGCGGTGCACAGCCTCAAAGGCGCCAGGCATGTGGCCGACATCCGCAACTACGGCCTGGCGGCGGGCTTCACCATTGCCGCCCTGCCGGGTGAGCCCGCGCGCCGCCCGTATGAGATTGCCATGGCGTGCTGGAAGAAAGGCTTCTACGTGCGCTACGGCGGTGACACCATTCAGCTGGCGCCGCCGTTCATCAGCGAGAAGGCGGAGATCGAGCGCCTGGTGAACGCGCTGAGCGACGCGCTGGCGGAGACGGCCTGA